The nucleotide sequence TATCCTTTTTCGATCTGTTCCTGCAATTTAGTGGTTCCGGCAAGATTCGTAAAAAAGTCATTAAAGAACTCCTTCTTTTTTCCATAACCCACATAGGCCTCAATAAGCCACTCCAGATTCAGTTTGTTCATTTTTTTCGTATTCCTGAGGTCGAGCCCGTTACACTGCTCACCCTTAAACTTAGGATGTTTAGCACCTTCATTAGCTTGTGGGGTGAATGTATACGGAAAAAACTCAGCCGGTAAGGATGGCGCTCCAAACACCTGAAACTGAGTATTTGTACCCCGCCCGGCACTTACAACGGTACCTTCAAAAAAACAAAGGCTTGGATATAAATTGATGGCTGTATCATTTGGAAGATTTGGTGAAGGCTTCACAGGAAGTGAATACGCAGTTTGGTGGTCGTAATTGAGCATCTTAATAACCTTAATTTCGCACTGCTTCTTATTTTCCAGCCATCCCTGTCCGTTTATCATTTGTGCATATTCCCCAATGGTCATCCCGTGGACTACCGGAACGGGATGCATGCCCACAAAACTTTTATGCTGAATTTCCAGAATAGGACCATCTATATAGTGCCCGTTGGGATTTGGTCGATCCATTATAATAAGGGGAATCCCGGCTTCGGCACAGGCTTCCATCACATAGTGAAGGGTAGAGATATAGGTGTAAAAACGTGCACCTACATCCTGAATATCAAATATCATTACCTCTAAACCCGACAGTTGTTGTTGGGAAGGTTTTTTGTTTTTTCCGTACAGTGAAATTATAGGAAGACCGGTACTCACATCCATACCATCCTTAATCAGTTCACCGGCATCTGCCGTTCCTCTGAAACCGTGCTCGGGAGCAAATACTTTTTTTAAATCGATTTTCTTCGACACTAAAAAGTCTACTAAAT is from Constantimarinum furrinae and encodes:
- a CDS encoding exo-beta-N-acetylmuramidase NamZ family protein — translated: MRFTLFKNTFLILLLLGFSCGSGDKGNQIPFSEENTEESEARSSKSEAGSIDKDDTIVMGAEQFDTYSGLLRNKTVGVVANQTSVISAEQQSIHLVDFLVSKKIDLKKVFAPEHGFRGTADAGELIKDGMDVSTGLPIISLYGKNKKPSQQQLSGLEVMIFDIQDVGARFYTYISTLHYVMEACAEAGIPLIIMDRPNPNGHYIDGPILEIQHKSFVGMHPVPVVHGMTIGEYAQMINGQGWLENKKQCEIKVIKMLNYDHQTAYSLPVKPSPNLPNDTAINLYPSLCFFEGTVVSAGRGTNTQFQVFGAPSLPAEFFPYTFTPQANEGAKHPKFKGEQCNGLDLRNTKKMNKLNLEWLIEAYVGYGKKKEFFNDFFTNLAGTTKLQEQIEKGYTYPEIRATWLRDLDAYDAMRKKYLLYK